Proteins encoded together in one Coffea arabica cultivar ET-39 chromosome 2c, Coffea Arabica ET-39 HiFi, whole genome shotgun sequence window:
- the LOC113731894 gene encoding COBRA-like protein 6 isoform X1, translated as MFNFEEDVTIILIQFSSKKSFAKRYKFEACSEKFVNQVENGWQPTSAHWKKINGFCFDFDVLAPFFGSINCFVADAYDPLDPRGNVTIKWDLMQDNDGTQDVRVSIFNYQLFRHVEPPGWKLSWIWPGNGVIWDIWGAEATEQGNCSAFRGRQLPHSCEKKPVIVDLLPGAPYNKQVANCCKGGVLTSLSQDQAKFGASFQMNIGSSSVNGGPIPGVPANFSLGLPGYTCGDPFKVPPSKFIEDQGRRRTQALGTWNVTCSYSQFRASVSPTCCVSLSAFYNDTIVHCPKCSCSCLGQPGAKCVKPGELPPVLQVQQDQEPEPVVLCTHHMCPIRVHWHVKLSYTQYWRVKLTVTNLNLVKNYSQWNLVVLHPNLRNITQVFSFNYKPLNPYGQINDTGMFYGIQYYNDMLLQSGESGNVQTELLLRKDPGLFTFRNGWAFPRKVSFNGEDCVMPLPDEFPRLPNADQLEAQPLPISIVILLSFIVYSMIA; from the exons ATGTTTAATTTTGAGGAAGACGTCACCATCATCTTAATTCAATTCTCTTCAAAGAAATCTTTTGCCAAGCGCTACAAATTTGAGGCCTGCAGCGAGAAATTTGTCAATCAAGTGGAAAATGGATGGCAGCCCACTTCGGCACATTGGAAAAAGATCAATGggttttgttttgattttgatgtCTTGGCTCCTTTTTTTGGTTCCATCAACTG ttttgttgcAGATGCATACGATCCTTTGGATCCTCGTGGCAATGTTACTATCAAATGGGATCTCATGCAAGACAACGACGGTACACAAGAC GTCAGGGTATCAATTTTCAATTACCAGCTTTTCCGACACGTAGAGCCACCTGGATGGAAATTAAGTTGGATATGGCCGGGTAATGGGGTAATCTGGGACATATGGGGAGCTGAGGCCACTGAACAGGGAAACTGTTCTGCATTTAGAGGAAGACAGCTTCCTCATTCTTGCGAAAAGAAACCAGTTATCGTCGACCTTTTACCTGGAGCCCCTTACAACAAGCAGGTGGCAAATTGTTGCAAGGGAGGGGTTTTGACATCTCTGTCACAAGACCAAGCAAAATTTGGGGCTTCTTTCCAGATGAACATAGGTAGTTCTTCCGTAAATGGTGGTCCAATACCAGGCGTCCCTGCAAACTTCAGTCTTGGACTCCCGGGTTATACTTGTGGCGATCCGTTCAAGGTCCCTCCAAGCAAGTTCATTGAGGATCAAGGCCGGCGAAGGACTCAAGCTCTTG GTACCTGGAATGTTACTTGTTCGTACTCACAGTTCAGAGCATCAGTTTCCCCAACCTGTTGTGTTTCCCTGTCTGCATTCTACAATGACACAATTGTTCATTGCCCAAAATGCAGTTGTTCTTGCCTAGGACAACCTGGAGCAAAATGTGTCAA GCCTGGTGAACTGCCTCCTGTATTGCAGGTACAACAGGATCAAGAACCGGAGCCTGTGGTTCTGTGTACGCATCATATGTGCCCAATACGGGTGCACTGGCATGTGAAGCTAAGTTATACACAGTACTGGAGAGTGAAGCTGACAGTTACAAACTTAAATCTTGTCAAGAATTATAGTCAGTGGAACTTGGTAGTGCTGCATCCCAACTTGAGAAACATAACACAGGTCTTCAGCTTCAATTATAAGCCTTTAAATCCATACGGCCAAATCA ATGACACCGGAATGTTCTATGGAATTCAGTATTACAATGACATGCTGCTGCAATCAGGGGAGAGCGGAAATGTGCAGACAGAGCTATTGCTGCGCAAAGATCCAGGGCTTTTTACTTTCAGGAACGGATGGGCTTTCCCAAGAAAGGTTTCCTTCAATGGTGAGGACTGTGTGATGCCTCTACCTGATGAATTCCCAAGACTGCCAAATGCAGACCAGTTGGAGGCACAGCCATTACCAATCTCCATCGTAATTCTGTTATCATTCATTGTATATTCAATGATTGCATGA
- the LOC113731894 gene encoding COBRA-like protein 6 isoform X2 translates to MDGSPLRHIGKRSMGFVLILMSWLLFLVPSTDAYDPLDPRGNVTIKWDLMQDNDGTQDVRVSIFNYQLFRHVEPPGWKLSWIWPGNGVIWDIWGAEATEQGNCSAFRGRQLPHSCEKKPVIVDLLPGAPYNKQVANCCKGGVLTSLSQDQAKFGASFQMNIGSSSVNGGPIPGVPANFSLGLPGYTCGDPFKVPPSKFIEDQGRRRTQALGTWNVTCSYSQFRASVSPTCCVSLSAFYNDTIVHCPKCSCSCLGQPGAKCVKPGELPPVLQVQQDQEPEPVVLCTHHMCPIRVHWHVKLSYTQYWRVKLTVTNLNLVKNYSQWNLVVLHPNLRNITQVFSFNYKPLNPYGQINDTGMFYGIQYYNDMLLQSGESGNVQTELLLRKDPGLFTFRNGWAFPRKVSFNGEDCVMPLPDEFPRLPNADQLEAQPLPISIVILLSFIVYSMIA, encoded by the exons ATGGATGGCAGCCCACTTCGGCACATTGGAAAAAGATCAATGggttttgttttgattttgatgtCTTGGCTCCTTTTTTTGGTTCCATCAACTG ATGCATACGATCCTTTGGATCCTCGTGGCAATGTTACTATCAAATGGGATCTCATGCAAGACAACGACGGTACACAAGAC GTCAGGGTATCAATTTTCAATTACCAGCTTTTCCGACACGTAGAGCCACCTGGATGGAAATTAAGTTGGATATGGCCGGGTAATGGGGTAATCTGGGACATATGGGGAGCTGAGGCCACTGAACAGGGAAACTGTTCTGCATTTAGAGGAAGACAGCTTCCTCATTCTTGCGAAAAGAAACCAGTTATCGTCGACCTTTTACCTGGAGCCCCTTACAACAAGCAGGTGGCAAATTGTTGCAAGGGAGGGGTTTTGACATCTCTGTCACAAGACCAAGCAAAATTTGGGGCTTCTTTCCAGATGAACATAGGTAGTTCTTCCGTAAATGGTGGTCCAATACCAGGCGTCCCTGCAAACTTCAGTCTTGGACTCCCGGGTTATACTTGTGGCGATCCGTTCAAGGTCCCTCCAAGCAAGTTCATTGAGGATCAAGGCCGGCGAAGGACTCAAGCTCTTG GTACCTGGAATGTTACTTGTTCGTACTCACAGTTCAGAGCATCAGTTTCCCCAACCTGTTGTGTTTCCCTGTCTGCATTCTACAATGACACAATTGTTCATTGCCCAAAATGCAGTTGTTCTTGCCTAGGACAACCTGGAGCAAAATGTGTCAA GCCTGGTGAACTGCCTCCTGTATTGCAGGTACAACAGGATCAAGAACCGGAGCCTGTGGTTCTGTGTACGCATCATATGTGCCCAATACGGGTGCACTGGCATGTGAAGCTAAGTTATACACAGTACTGGAGAGTGAAGCTGACAGTTACAAACTTAAATCTTGTCAAGAATTATAGTCAGTGGAACTTGGTAGTGCTGCATCCCAACTTGAGAAACATAACACAGGTCTTCAGCTTCAATTATAAGCCTTTAAATCCATACGGCCAAATCA ATGACACCGGAATGTTCTATGGAATTCAGTATTACAATGACATGCTGCTGCAATCAGGGGAGAGCGGAAATGTGCAGACAGAGCTATTGCTGCGCAAAGATCCAGGGCTTTTTACTTTCAGGAACGGATGGGCTTTCCCAAGAAAGGTTTCCTTCAATGGTGAGGACTGTGTGATGCCTCTACCTGATGAATTCCCAAGACTGCCAAATGCAGACCAGTTGGAGGCACAGCCATTACCAATCTCCATCGTAATTCTGTTATCATTCATTGTATATTCAATGATTGCATGA